The following are encoded in a window of Scophthalmus maximus strain ysfricsl-2021 chromosome 6, ASM2237912v1, whole genome shotgun sequence genomic DNA:
- the r3hcc1 gene encoding R3H and coiled-coil domain-containing protein 1, with protein sequence MDDLETYQQKSSRDSVLLFPCLPSRLRYLIHKTIEELPELTTFSVGESWCRRVAVLHSELRGEFEEDGDLESNNSLCEEAVRCREEMDGLAKPKPSIPSRSRGLKRPDKPLYMPRAARERLSLQNSEGPAMHEESPSPASRSCSCITSSPDSRSSNETTEDTKPSSTSRQESFPSVADAIPNHREDSSALCPLGEKQKMVLESHEAEPLVWEQTVSCFTDMTLEDDVKDKDDLTNVSCSAQIEDTSTDADDVTEEIKAHLKEAVSFSIELVHNDYSIYENVCVNQDEFRHVIEIYDFPPIFKTDDLLDAFTDYSDGGMKIKWVDNTHALGVFSNESEALQALSICHPLLKARALAEGSKKAKGKALRRAEFIQPVKERPRTDSAVAKRMVTRALGLQGRGRVPRY encoded by the exons ATGGACGATCTGGAAACATACCAACAGAAGAGCAGCCGCGACAG TGTGCTCCTGTTCCCGTGTCTACCGAGCAGACTGCGGTACCTGATTCACAAGACCATAGAAGAACTGCCAGAGCTCACCACCTTCTCGGTGGGAGAAAGCTGGTGTCGCAGGGTGGCGGTCCTCCACTCTGAGCTCAG GGGTGAGTTTGAGGAAGACGGTGACTTGGAGAGCAACAACAGCTTGTGTGAAGAGGCTGTAAGATGTAGGGAGGAGATGGACGGCCTTGCTAAGCCTAAACCTTCAATACCATCACGAAGCCGAGGGCTTAAGAGGCCAGACAAACCTCTTTACATGCCACGAGCTGCTCGGGAGAGGCTGTCCCTGCAAAACTCAGAAGGACCCGCAATGCATGAAGAGTCGCCAAGCCCTGCCTCtcgcagctgcagctgcatcacCAGTTCACCTGACTCTCGCTCCTCCAACGAAACTACAGAAGACACTAAGCCCTCATCCACATCCAGACAAGAATCATTCCCCAGTGTGGCGGACGCTATCCCCAACCACAGAGAAGACAGTTCAGCACTTTGTCCTCTGGGTGAGAAACAAAAGATGGTGCTGGAGTCGCATGAGGCCGAGCCCCTTGTCTGGGAGCAGACTGTGTCTTGCTTCACTGACATGACCCTGGAGGATGACGTAAAGGACAAAGACGACCTTACTAATGTGTCATGCAGCGCCCAGATAGAAGACACCAGCACAGATGCTGATGATGTAACTGAAGAG ATCAAGGCACATCTGAAAGAGGCCGTGTCTTTTTCCATCGAGCTCGTCCACAACGACTACTCTATTTATGAGAATGTTTGCGTCAACCAAGACGAGTTTCGTCACGTGATCGAGATCTATGACTTCCCGCCTATTTTCAAAACGGATGACCTGCTGGATGCCTTCACAGACTACAG TGATGGTGGAATGAAGATCAAGTGGGTGGACAACACACACGCCCTTGGGGTTTTTTCCAATGAGTCAGAAG CTCTCCAAGCCCTCTCCATCTGCCACCCACTGCTGAAGGCACGAGCACTGGCTGAAGGGAGTAAAAAAGCCAAAGGCAAAGCCCTTCGACGAGCAG AGTTTATCCAGCCAGTGAAGGAACGTCCCAGGACCGACAGTGCTGTCGCCAAGCGGATGGTGACCAGAGCTCTGGGGCTGCAGGGACGGGGCAGAGTGCCGCGGTACTGA
- the golga7 gene encoding golgin subfamily A member 7 — protein sequence MAETHSLQDLQQPAVSSKVFVQRDYGSGTTCRFQTKFPSELDSRLDKQQFEETIQTLNNLYAEAEKLGGKSYLEGCLACLTAYTIFLCMETHYEKMLKKIARFIKDQNEKIYAPRGLLLTDPIERGLRVVEITIFEDRSVGSGR from the exons ATGGCGGAG ACCCACAGCTTACAGGACCTCCAGCAGCCAGCTGTCTCCTCCAAGGTGTTCGTCCAGAGGGACTACGGCTCAGGGACCACCTGCAGGTTCCAGACCAAGTTCCCCTCTGAACTGGACTCAAGG cttgATAAGCAGCAGTTTGAGGAGACCATCCAGACTTTAAACAACCTGTatgcagaggcagagaaacTAGGGGGGAAGTCGTACTTGGAGGGCTGCCTGGCGTGTCTCACTGCATACACAATCTTCCTCTGTATGGAAACACACTATGAAAAG ATGTTGAAGAAGATTGCCAGGTTCATAAAGGACCAGAACGAGAAGATATATGCCCCCAGGGGCTTGCTGCTCACTGACCCCATTGAGCGAGGCCTCAGAGTT GTTGAAATCACCATCTTTGAAGACAGAAGTGTTGGCTCTGGAAGATAA
- the rplp0 gene encoding 60S acidic ribosomal protein P0 isoform X1: MPREDRATWKSNYFIKIIQLLDDFPKCFIVGADNVGSKQMQTIRLSLRGKAVVLMGKNTMMRKAIRGHLENNPALEKLLPHIKGNVGFVFTKEDLAEIRDLLLENKVPAAARAGAIAPCDVTVPAQNTGLGPEKTSFFQALGITTKISRGTIEILSDVGLIKTGDKVGASEATLLNMLNISPFSYGLNIQQVYDNGSVYSPEVLDITEESLHARFLEGVRNIASVCLEIGYPTLASVPHTIINGYKRVLAIAVETDYSFPLADKVKAFLADPSAFAAVAAPAAAAEAAAPAAAAKEEVKEESEESDDDMGFGLFD; the protein is encoded by the exons ATGCCCAGGGAAGACAGGGCCACGTGGAAGTCCAACTACTTCATCAAAATCATC CAACTTCTGGATGACTTTCCAAAATGCTTCATCGTGGGGGCAGACAATGTCGGCTCCAAGCAGATGCAGACCATCCGTCTGTCCCTGCGTGGAAAGGCTGTGGTGCTGATGGGTAAAAACACCATGATGCGCAAAGCCATCCGTGGCCACCTGGAGAACAACCCGGCCCTGGAGAA GCTCCTGCCCCACATTAAAGGAAATGTGGGCTTTGTCTTCACCAAGGAGGATCTGGCCGAAATCCGggacctgctgctggaaaacaaG GTACCTGCAGCTGCCCGTGCTGGAGCCATCGCCCCCTGTGATGTGACTGTGCCTGCCCAGAACACCGGTCTGGGTCCTGAGAAGACCTCTTTCTTCCAGGCTCTGGGTATCACCACCAAGATCTCTAGGGGAACCATTGAAATCTTG AGTGACGTCGGTCTGATCAAGACGGGCGACAAGGTCGGTGCCAGCGAGGCCACACTGCTCAACATGCTGAACATCTCGCCCTTCTCCTACGGACTCAACATCCAGCAGGTGTATGACAACGGCAGCGTTTACAGCCCTGAAGTGCTTGACATCACAGAGGAGTCCCTGCATGCCAGATTCCTGGAG GGCGTGAGGAACATCGCTAGCGTGTGTCTGGAGATCGGCTACCCTACCTTGGCCTCTGTCCCCCACACCATCATCAATGGTTACAAGAGAGTCTTGGCTATTGCTGTGGAGACAGACTACTCCTTCCCCCTGGCAGACAAG GTCAAGGCATTCCTTGCTGACCCGTCTGCTTTTGCTGCTGTAgcagcacctgcagcagctgctgaggctgcagctccagctgctgctgctaaggAGGAGGTTAAGGAAGAGTCTGAAGAGTCTGATGATGACATGGGCTTTGGTCTGTTCGACTAA
- the rplp0 gene encoding 60S acidic ribosomal protein P0 isoform X2 encodes MQTIRLSLRGKAVVLMGKNTMMRKAIRGHLENNPALEKLLPHIKGNVGFVFTKEDLAEIRDLLLENKVPAAARAGAIAPCDVTVPAQNTGLGPEKTSFFQALGITTKISRGTIEILSDVGLIKTGDKVGASEATLLNMLNISPFSYGLNIQQVYDNGSVYSPEVLDITEESLHARFLEGVRNIASVCLEIGYPTLASVPHTIINGYKRVLAIAVETDYSFPLADKVKAFLADPSAFAAVAAPAAAAEAAAPAAAAKEEVKEESEESDDDMGFGLFD; translated from the exons ATGCAGACCATCCGTCTGTCCCTGCGTGGAAAGGCTGTGGTGCTGATGGGTAAAAACACCATGATGCGCAAAGCCATCCGTGGCCACCTGGAGAACAACCCGGCCCTGGAGAA GCTCCTGCCCCACATTAAAGGAAATGTGGGCTTTGTCTTCACCAAGGAGGATCTGGCCGAAATCCGggacctgctgctggaaaacaaG GTACCTGCAGCTGCCCGTGCTGGAGCCATCGCCCCCTGTGATGTGACTGTGCCTGCCCAGAACACCGGTCTGGGTCCTGAGAAGACCTCTTTCTTCCAGGCTCTGGGTATCACCACCAAGATCTCTAGGGGAACCATTGAAATCTTG AGTGACGTCGGTCTGATCAAGACGGGCGACAAGGTCGGTGCCAGCGAGGCCACACTGCTCAACATGCTGAACATCTCGCCCTTCTCCTACGGACTCAACATCCAGCAGGTGTATGACAACGGCAGCGTTTACAGCCCTGAAGTGCTTGACATCACAGAGGAGTCCCTGCATGCCAGATTCCTGGAG GGCGTGAGGAACATCGCTAGCGTGTGTCTGGAGATCGGCTACCCTACCTTGGCCTCTGTCCCCCACACCATCATCAATGGTTACAAGAGAGTCTTGGCTATTGCTGTGGAGACAGACTACTCCTTCCCCCTGGCAGACAAG GTCAAGGCATTCCTTGCTGACCCGTCTGCTTTTGCTGCTGTAgcagcacctgcagcagctgctgaggctgcagctccagctgctgctgctaaggAGGAGGTTAAGGAAGAGTCTGAAGAGTCTGATGATGACATGGGCTTTGGTCTGTTCGACTAA
- the LOC118309243 gene encoding uncharacterized protein LOC118309243, whose product MAQPPRQLPSEVWNHVFGYLSAADKFRVRACCKYFRKLVDHGSLWRHWAVVLAFHGGSYNGPFWTSLRRRRVTGAVVRSTRVKDWRQLAQSLPALTTLVMDQSSQKSLACLRDFRHLTRLAVRSSCSSLLLDASTVSEPGRLTHLSMCDVTFPTAALGSVVSAVSRFSNLTSLVCHHMGVFEETILMVHSILGCLPKLKHLSLSVVHKLCTFHNVPGPDPAGGAQGPVEAPALSSLELIDCMDHSLPEDAMKLMPGLKSLAVFYRHSHQELPDRRPSPVCHLRTWLSDLPQLSTLAIVKGPPVNKYVASIPPTVTSLTLCVSGLSSKDMTAMAARVPDLLHLHVDPWPSRLGAHTARIPLLFPKLRRLKLRHERVPENKFLALHLLRDLRYLEILDSRPHLPELAGKLQALTNYRLESSDCVGHQRCPAVLLIVWFPIWGSAS is encoded by the exons ATGGCGCAGCCGCCTCGGCAGCTGCCGTCGGAGGTGTGGAACCACGTGTTCGGGTACCTGTCAGCGGCGGACAAGTTCCGTGTCCGCGCGTGCTGCAAGTACTTCAGGAAGCTCGTCGACCACGGCTCCCTGTGGAGGCACTGGGCCGTGGTGCTGGCGTTCCACGGCGGCTCCTACAACGGTCCCTTCTGGACGAGCCTCCGCCGCCGCAGGGTCACCGGCGCCGTGGTGCGGAGCACCAGGGTGAAGGACTGGAGGCAGCTCGCCCAGTCGCTGCCGGCCCTCACCACGCTGGTGATGGACCAGAGCTCCCAGAAGAGCCTCGCCTGCCTGAGGGACTTCCGTCACCTGACGCGTCTGGCGgtgaggagcagctgcagctctctgctGCTCGACGCCTCCACCGTGTCCGAGCCCGGGCGGCTGACCCACCTGAGCATGTGCGATGTCACCTTCCCCACCGCGGCGCTGGGCAGCGTCGTCTCCGCGGTCTCCCGGTTCTCCAACCTCACGTCCCTGGTCTGTCACCACATGGGAGTCTTTGAGGAGACCATCCTCATGGTTCACTCCATCCTCGGCTGCCTGCCAAAGTTGAAGCACCTGTCCTTGTCTGTTGTGCACAAGCTGTGCACCTTCCACAACGTCCCCGGCCCCGACCCGGCAGGGGGGGCCCAGGGCCCAGTGGAGGCCCCGGCCTTGTCCAGTTTGGAACTCATCGACTGCATGGATCACTCGCTGCCCGAGGATGCCATGAAGCTGATGCCTGGCCTGAAGAGCCTTGCCGTCTTCTACAGGCACTCGCACCAGGAGCTGCCCGACCGGCGGCCATCGCCCGTGTGTCACCTGAGGACGTGGCTCAGTGACCTCCCTCAGCTGTCCACCCTGGCCATCGTCAAGGGCCCGCCAGTCAACAAGTACGTCGCCTCCATCCCGCCCACGGTGACCAGCCTCACGCTCTGCGTCTCGGGGTTGTCCTCGAAGGACATGACCGCCATGGCGGCGCGGGTGCCggacctcctccaccttcacgTTGACCCCTGGCCCTCGCGTTTGGGGGCTCACACGGCCCGGATCCCACTGCTCTTCCCGAAGCTCAGGCGGCTCAAACTTCGCCACGAACGCGTACCAGAGAACAAGTTCTTGGCCCTGCACCTGCTGCGGGACCTGCGGTACTTGGAGATTCTGGACAGCCGACCACATCTCCCAGAGCTTGCTGGCAAGCTCCAAGCCCTCACGAACTACAGACTTGAG AGCAGTGACTGCGTTGGACACCAGCGGTGTCCTGCTGTACTCCTCATTGTGTGGTTCCCAATCTGGGGGTCAGCCTCTTAA